A region of Procambarus clarkii isolate CNS0578487 chromosome 22, FALCON_Pclarkii_2.0, whole genome shotgun sequence DNA encodes the following proteins:
- the LOC138367349 gene encoding uncharacterized protein, with amino-acid sequence MIDDGLESVPQLWELDAIGIIPEQPSPDDVCAYNQYLETVQYYDGQYWVRLPWKINHKTLPTNYHMAYSQFKSQLAKLRKRPEHLKLYHEIIAQQLKNKFIEVVKHDNTQTGHFLPHMAVKRESKTTPLRIVFNCSSKSGPQGTSLNDCLQTGPSLTQKLYDILLKFRLNKYAYSADISKAFLRVGLQEEDRDFTKFLWVENPEDVNSPVVTFRFSSVLFGATSSPFLLQATLDTHLKKSSSPCKTEISQNLYVDNFQGTVNSTTELLQLYQEANKELQGANMPLQSWASNNATLNNQIARDYPEYHVPESQKVLGMDWDLISDTISIKSVPVNYNITTKRDLLSQVSKVFDPLGLLNPLTIKWRLLVQEAWKAKVGWDDPLPIQLQKAWMEVAQEQTLVEKIIFPRHIVEENEEVSLHVFADSSAKAFGACAYLVTSNQSYLITSKARVAPLKKRTLPQMELTALLTGTRLAVHIKQVLSTMNIKDVIIWSDNEAVLQWVRNDNCPTPYVKNRVSEIKEISAGFQLLHVPTKDNPADLLSRGMTFKQFAKADIWFHGPRWLVNGSWPEQKPHVITTQTITTTRQQAQISVLDCTRYSSLIKLINVTQNVFHYLRKKGIKYTFPDALIYWVRQAQRETYGNNYENLPHKLKHNLGLWIDQENHNILRCGGRLKHADINLDTVHPWLLPKNHWITRLIVLHTHQQIIKHGGVLDTLTQIRQQYWIPQGRQSVKSILKNCMICRRYDARTCSYPGPPPLPKERVVHLQPFETTGVDYTGAIYLTGTADKQPIKAYICLFTCATTRAVHLEVTPDMTAQSFIQAFRRFAARRSCPKLMISDNGANLVAGEACLREICSHPAVTSTLEQRHCRWKFIPPRAPWHGGFYERLIGTVKRSLRKSLHRQKINLQELQTVITEIESRVNNRPLTYLSEDPTQHEPLSPAHLMYGRLLTPVPSLVDDEIRDPSYVGESELVQGYKHLSSIIQKWNDVWTKEYLTSLREHHYGANVPHNIANLQPGDIVLVDSDGPRADWPLGKVVSVHPDSQGILRIVKILSKGTTSLKTLDKLIHMESVSQLQLDPERPQDTLTPQDPQTPNRHNRPQRTAAEKCKQNLHLYYQSNGE; translated from the coding sequence atgattgatgatggattagaatctgtacctcaattgtgggaacttgatgccataggaataattcctgaacaaccaagtcctgatgatgtctgtgcatataatcaatacttagaaactgtacagtactatgatggacagtactgggtaaggctaccatggaaaatcaaccataaaaccttacctaccaattatcacatggcttatagtcaatttaaatcgcaactagcaaagctaagaaaaaggcctgagcatttaaaactctatcatgagattattgctcaacaattaaagaataaattcatcgaagtcgtgaaacatgacaatacgcaaacaggccattttttaccacacatggctgtaaagagagaatcaaaaacaactcctttacggatagtttttaattgtagctctaaatctggaccccaaggaaccagtctaaatgattgtttgcaaacaggtccaagtctaactcagaaattgtatgacatactgttgaagtttagacttaacaaatatgcgtattcagcagatataagtaaggcctttctaagagttggcttacaagaagaagatagagacttcactaagtttctatgggtagagaacccagaagatgtcaatagtcctgtagtgactttcagattctcttcagttcttttcggcgcgacaagcagtccatttctgttgcaagcaactctagatactcatctgaagaaatcatcaagtccctgtaagactgaaatcagtcaaaatctatatgtagataattttcaagggacagttaacagtactactgaactgttacaattatatcaagaggctaacaaggagctacaaggtgcaaacatgccactacaatcttgggcctctaataatgcaacattgaataatcaaatagcaagagattaccctgaatatcacgtaccagaatcacaaaaggtgttaggtatggattgggatttaatctcggacacaatatcgatcaaatctgtgccagtaaattacaacatcactacaaaaagggatttgctttcacaagttagcaaagtatttgacccacttggtctactaaatcctttgactatcaagtggcgtttattggtgcaagaagcatggaaggctaaggttggttgggatgatccactaccaatccagttacaaaaagcttggatggaagtggctcaagaacaaactttagttgaaaagataatctttccgagacacatagtcgaggaaaatgaagaagtatcactacatgtattcgcagactcgtcagccaaagcttttggagcttgtgcttacttagtgacttctaatcaatcatatcttatcacctctaaggccagagtcgctccattaaaaaagaggactttgcctcagatggaactaacagcactgctaactggaacacgcttagcagtgcatatcaaacaagtcttgtctaccatgaacatcaaagatgtcattatatggtctgacaatgaagctgtcttacaatgggtacgaaacgacaactgtccaactccatatgtaaaaaatcgcgtctcggaaattaaagaaatttccgcaggctttcaattgttgcatgtaccaacaaaggataatccagctgatctcttatcaagaggtatgacatttaaacagtttgcaaaggcagatatttggtttcatgggcctcgatggttagtgaatggtagttggcctgaacaaaagccacacgtcattacgacacaaaccataactaccaccaggcagcaagctcaaatatcagtcttggattgtactcgttactcctcgctcatcaaattaatcaatgtaacacagaacgtgtttcattatctcaggaaaaaaggtataaaatacacttttcctgatgcacttatctattgggtaagacaagcccagagagaaacttatgggaataactatgaaaatcttccgcataagttaaaacacaatctcggtctgtggatagaccaagaaaatcacaacattctgcgttgtggagggagacttaaacacgcagatatcaatctagataccgtgcatccatggcttttaccaaaaaatcattggatcacaaggttgattgtgttgcatacacatcaacaaatcatcaaacatggaggagtgttagacacactcacacaaatcagacagcagtactggattcctcagggaagacagtcagtcaaatcaatcttgaagaattgcatgatatgccgaaggtacgatgcaagaacttgctcttatccagggccaccacccctaccaaaggaacgagtggtccatctacaacctttcgaaacgacaggagtagattatacaggagcaatatatctaacagggactgcagataagcaacctatcaaggcatacatctgtctgttcacctgtgctaccaccagggcagtacatctagaggtaacacccgatatgactgctcaatcatttattcaagctttccgcagattcgcagcacgccgatcatgccctaagctgatgatttcagataacggagcaaacttggtagctggagaagcatgtctacgggaaatctgttcccatcctgcagttacttccacactggaacagcgtcattgcagatggaaatttatccctccgagagccccatggcacggaggattttatgaacggttaataggaactgtaaaaagatccttgagaaaatctctacaccgtcagaaaatcaatcttcaagaactccagacagtaatcacggagatAGAAtcgagggtgaataaccggccgttgacttacttgtctgaggatcctactcaacatgagccattaagtcctgcccacctaatgtatggaagacttctgactccagtaccatctctagtggatgatgagatcagagatccctcatatgtgggtgagagcgagttggttcaggggtataagcatctgtccagcataatccaaaaatggaatgatgtttggacaaaagaatatcttacatctctacgagaacatcactatggggccaacgtcccacataatatagctaatctccaacctggcgatattgtcttggtagacagtgatggccctagggctgactggccattaggtaaagttgtctcagtccatccagatagtcaggggattttgagaatagtcaaaatcctgtctaaaggaacaacttccctgaagacattggacaaactcatccacatggaatcagtgagccagctgcagttagatcctgagagacctcaagacactctaactccacaagacccacagactcctaacagacacaatcgtccacaacggacagcagcagaaaagtgcaagcaaaatctgcacttgtattatcaatccaatggagagtaa